From the genome of Treponema denticola:
CGGCACCACGGTTTTATCCTTGCCGATGTAGTCGGTCTCGGCAAAACTTTTACTGCATTGATGATCGTAAAACGGCACTTGATAGAAACGAACTTTACTCATCCGGTGTTAATTATCACCCCGCCCGCTATTCACCAGAGTTGGCTAGATTCAATCAACTATTTCGACAAAAACGAATTTCCTCAGAAAAAAATTGCACAGCGTATTAACCTTACCACAATCGGGCGTCTTGATGACAGCGGCGAAAGTGACGGCTATATTGATGGAAATGATTTTGATATCGTATTTAAAAAAGAACAATACGGAATGATTGTAGTTGACGAAAGTCACCGCTTTAGGAACAGCAATACACTCATGTATCAAAAACTTGATGACTTAATAGGAAGTATAAATCCTCATCCATATATTTTACTTCTTTCGGCAACCCCACAAAATAATACTCCGTATGATTTACGGAATCAAATTTATTTATTCCAACGTGAACATAAAAATGCAACCCTGTGTAACCTCGGCGAATTTGGAAATGATCTTGAACGCTACTTTAAAGAGAAACAAGACCGATACAAGCAGTATATCCAACGATATAAACTTGTGAATGGGATAAAAATTCAAAAGACATCGGAAGAATTAGCTCAAGATAAAAAAAGTCTTATTGCGGACAATAAAGATATACGGAAACATATTGTCGAACCGCTGATAATCAGACGTACTCGAACGGATATTGAAAAATATTATCAAGACGATGTAAAAACTCAAGCATTGAAATTTCCTAAAATAAATAAACCGATTGAAATACCCTATGAGATGAAAGGAGAGCTGGAGCAGCTTTTTAACACAACCCTCAATATTATTGCACCGCAGGTGAGTCAGATTGAGATAGACAAAGCGGGAAATCAGCTGCTTGCACTCGGAACAGAAGCCGGGAAAGACGGCCTCGGTTATTACCGCTACAGAGCGATTGAATTTCTGAAAAACAAAGAGCATCGAGCATTATACGAAGTAAAAAATTTAACGGTAAGTAATACGGCGGAACGGTTAGCCCAGCTGATGGAAATATTGCTGGTTAAACGGCTTGAAAGCAGCCAAGCAGCCTTTAAAGAGTCTCTGCATAACTTATCCCGTTACACTGAAAATATGATTAGGATGTGGGAAGTAAATCGTATTTTTATTTGCCCCGATTTGGATGTAAATAAAGAACTTAGCGATAGGGCACTCAGAAAAAATGGCGGATTTAAGCAGTGCCTTAACATGCTAGCTGATAAAGCGAATAAAGCGAATAAAAGAAATTCCGGAAGCGAATATGAAGGTTCTAATAAAGAATATAAAAGAACTGATTTTGATGAAAGCTATATCACCTTATTACAGAATGATTTACAGCTTATCAAAAACTTATGTTCAAAATGGGATGTTCAAACGGCAGATCCTAAAATGAGTACCTTTATTTATGAAACAGCTAATCAATTCTTAAATAAAAGAAGGAATAAGAATAGAAAGTTAATTATTTTTACCGAATGTATTGCAACTCAAAAAGCATTGGTTCAAAAATTACACGAAATGCCGATACCGCATTGCAATGTTCTTTCAATTACGGCAGCAAATCGTGATGATATGAAAGATATTATTGCGGCAAATTTTGATGCAAATTACAAGGGCGAAAAGCGGGATGACTATCAAATACTGATTACCACAGATGTCCTTTCCGAAGGAGTAAACCTGCACCGAGCTAATTCAATTTTAAATTATGACTCGCCGTGGAATGCAACACGGCTTATGCAGCGGCTTGGGCGCATTAACCGTATCGGTACGGAAGCAAAAGAAATATGGAATTATAATTTTTATCCTTCAACATTGGGTGATGCACAAATAAATATTAAGAATAGAACATATATAAAATTGCAAGCCTTTCATGAATTATTCGGTGAAGATTCGCAAATTTATTCAACAAAAGAAACGGTACGGCATTTTTCACCGCCGGTATATACAGTCGATGATGATGAAGAATCTCCGATTATGCCGTTTATTGCAGAATTACGGGCATTTCAAAAAGAACAGCCGGATGATTATACCAAACTAAAAGCGATAGACAAGCCTGTTATTTCTGCCATACAAAATCTACAACACGGATCATTTGCTGCGATGCACGAATATAACGATCGGCATGAGTATATGCAATCATTATTATATCTTTCGTCCAATATTAAGACCCAGCAAGTTAGCCAACTTGAGTTTTTTGAAGCGTTAAAACCACTGATACAACTTGAAACACAACAGTCTGAAATAAATATGGATACCATCACAGCCTGTAAAAGATTGATTATGGAATGCTATGAAAAAGATAAACAAAACTCAGCATTGATTATGAGGGAAAGAAAAAGCAAACAGAACAAAGAGATAACGCAAGCACGGACTAAAATACAAGAATTATACACAAACATTAATTCTAAAAACTTGCGCGATATGCTCAATGTCATTTCCGATGCGCTCATACACCACAATGTTACAGTAGCAAAACAAGTTTTAAAAACGAATTTTGAAGCTAATGCGTTATTTGATAACAAAGATTCTATCATTACAGCACTTTATCAATTAGCATGTCAAAATAAACCTGCAGCCGATACACATACTGCATTATCAATAGCACTTATCACGGAAAGTATAGAGAGGAAAAAACTTGTATGATAGAAAAAAAATATGAAATAATTATTTATAATACTGAAGACGGTAAAACTAATGTGAAATTATATGCGCAGGACGATATGATATGGATGAATCAACAGCAGATTGCTTTACTTTTTGAAAGTTCCAAGCAAAATATCAGCTTACATATTGCAAATATTTTCAAAGACAAAGAAATAACATTATTAAGGAGCACACAATGACTGATTTTCGCACTATTTTTGAACAAAGCTATCCCGGAAAAGACAAAATCTACGAAGATATAATTCTTCCTATTTTCAAAAACGCAACGGATTTACGGCAAACGGCACCGATTGCATTGGCAGAATCCGATAAAAAGAATGTTTTACAGGCTTCAATCATAGCACAAGTTGCAGGGACATTTCCC
Proteins encoded in this window:
- a CDS encoding SNF2-related protein; the protein is MQSTLIDNSEHLKLTDTLKELINISGITRIDIATGYWDIPGTQLIAKELRAFLEHSADTHLRILIGKDPYLFAQYSADVKYKDADYPQDFIRTDLADLKVKSEYIPAVQLLLNFCKEQHEGQKDPKIEIRIFQGADNDKQQFFHSKCYIFYGEGRAFGIIGSSNFTGKGLQENSELNYLETVPQIITAKPDEINRSKGHISWFNEKWALASDWTQEFLEEVLKKSEIGIESEKKEDQTKPQHEPPYTELSPYQTYIKFLIDQFDEVINGDGKITPDEYIPHDEEFKQLTYQNQAVNQGFAIMKRHHGFILADVVGLGKTFTALMIVKRHLIETNFTHPVLIITPPAIHQSWLDSINYFDKNEFPQKKIAQRINLTTIGRLDDSGESDGYIDGNDFDIVFKKEQYGMIVVDESHRFRNSNTLMYQKLDDLIGSINPHPYILLLSATPQNNTPYDLRNQIYLFQREHKNATLCNLGEFGNDLERYFKEKQDRYKQYIQRYKLVNGIKIQKTSEELAQDKKSLIADNKDIRKHIVEPLIIRRTRTDIEKYYQDDVKTQALKFPKINKPIEIPYEMKGELEQLFNTTLNIIAPQVSQIEIDKAGNQLLALGTEAGKDGLGYYRYRAIEFLKNKEHRALYEVKNLTVSNTAERLAQLMEILLVKRLESSQAAFKESLHNLSRYTENMIRMWEVNRIFICPDLDVNKELSDRALRKNGGFKQCLNMLADKANKANKRNSGSEYEGSNKEYKRTDFDESYITLLQNDLQLIKNLCSKWDVQTADPKMSTFIYETANQFLNKRRNKNRKLIIFTECIATQKALVQKLHEMPIPHCNVLSITAANRDDMKDIIAANFDANYKGEKRDDYQILITTDVLSEGVNLHRANSILNYDSPWNATRLMQRLGRINRIGTEAKEIWNYNFYPSTLGDAQINIKNRTYIKLQAFHELFGEDSQIYSTKETVRHFSPPVYTVDDDEESPIMPFIAELRAFQKEQPDDYTKLKAIDKPVISAIQNLQHGSFAAMHEYNDRHEYMQSLLYLSSNIKTQQVSQLEFFEALKPLIQLETQQSEINMDTITACKRLIMECYEKDKQNSALIMRERKSKQNKEITQARTKIQELYTNINSKNLRDMLNVISDALIHHNVTVAKQVLKTNFEANALFDNKDSIITALYQLACQNKPAADTHTALSIALITESIERKKLV